CAGGCGGTGTGCTTGCTGGCTGCCATCCAGCTGCAGCTTGATATTGCGGACGATGTCGCGCTGCTCGGCGCTATCCAGTGCGGCGAGCGCCATCGTCACGCGAAGCGGCGCACTCGGGGCGCTGCCCAGTGTGGCGGCAAGGTTCAGTCCCTTGAGCCGTCCGAGGCCGCGACGGGCAAGGCCGGGCGTCTCCAGCGTTGCCGAAAGCAGGTTCTGGTCGCGTTCGCTGCTCAGGTTGAACTGTCCGTTGAGGCTGCCTTCAATGCCGTAGGGATCGAGTTTGGGGGCGTCGAGCCTGATCTGGAGATGGTCGCCGGGGCGGCCGAAAGCGCCGCTGCCGGTCAGTCGGTTGGGGCCGGCGGCCAGTTGCAGATCAAGATTCGGGATGCGTGGCCAGGCGATGTTCAGACTGCCTTTGCCGCTCAAGGGCTGGCCGGCAAGACGGCTATTGTCGAGGTCGAAACGGGCGTTGATCGTGGTTTGCGGCTCAAGTCGCCCCTCGGCCGAGAAGCGGGCATTGATCTGCGCTTCCGGCAGCCGGGCAAAGCGGCTCGGGTCAAAGCCGTGCAATTCACCGTGTCCGTTGAAGCTCATGGCCGGTCCGAGGTCGAGCCAGCCTTCGGCATTCAGGCGGGCCGTGCCGTGCTGCAATGACAACTGCTGCACGACCAGCCGGCGGTCGGCATGGCGGGCTTCGGCGTTGATCTGGAACAGCGGGTCGCGCAAGTCGAGCTTGAGGTCTTGTTGCGTTGGGGCCAGGCGCGCCGAAATCGGCCCGGCAAGCCGGGTAGACCGCAGCATCGAGAAAATTCTTGCCGCATCGACCTGGTGTGCCTGCAGATCGAGGTCGAGGATTCCGGAGGCCAGTCGGGCTTTGCCGGCCAGCGTTGCCCGACCGGGCAGGCGGGCTTCGATTTGGCTGAAACTCAGTACCCCGGCTTGCCAGGCAAAGCGACTGCCCAGGTTTTCCAGCGGGAGTTGCTGCCGGTCGAGCGGCCCGGGGCGCGCATTGTCGATGCGGAAATGGCCGCTCAAGCGTTGGGCGTCGCCGGCTTCCGGCACCAGTTCGCCGCGCAGGGCAAGGCGAGCCGAGGGGGCGCCGGCCAGCCAGGCGGCGGGGTCGAGTTCGTCGAGTGCCAGGCTGGCCTGTTGCAACAGGGCCGGTGCGAATGGCGTGATCGTGGCTGCTGCCTTGCCCTGCAGCCCAGCCTCGGCACGGGCGTCGAGGTTGATCGCGGCCAGTTCGCCGGCGACGCTCAGCCTGAGTTGCAGCGGGTGTGCGTCAAGCTGGCCGCTGAGAACGGCCTCGCCGGACAGGGCAAAAGGGGCGTTGCCGGCCAGCGTCAGCCGGGCGTCGAGCCGGGTGTCGCCGCTGCGGGCGCTGAAAGTCTCAAGCCGGTGCTCGGTGCCGTCGCTGTGCAGCCGGGCATCGATCTGCCGCACGGCCGGCAGCGTGCCGTAGCGCAAGGTGGAAATGGCGATCCGTTCGAAGTCGACCGCAACAGGCAGACCGAGGTTGGCCGGTTGTTGGGCCGGTGTATCGCTTGCGGCGCTGTCGATCGTCAGGTGGTCGATGCTCAGTTCGTCGACCTGCAAGCGGCGTTCGAGCAATTGTCGCGGCGACCAGTCGACGTGCAGGCCCTTTGCCTCGATCTGCAGGTCGGGATTCTGCCAGCGCAGTTCGTCGATTTGCAGCGGACCGCTCAGTCGGCCGTGCAGACCGTTCAGCACGAGATGGCCGCCGCTGGCCTGAACCAGCAGCGCACTGCCGGCCTGCAGGCCGCTCTGGCTGTTGATCAGCCACCACAGGGCCAGCCCCGGCGCGAGCAGCAGTATCAGGAGGATCAGCCGGCGGCGCATGTCAGAAAGGAATGGCCAGTGCGAAATGCAGCTGGATGTCGGCCGTGCGTTGGCCATAAGCCAGATCGACGCCGATGGGTCCGGCCGGGCTGCGCCAGCGCGCGCCCAGCCCGTAACCGAGCGCCATTTTGGCTTTCTGCAAGGCGTCGACCGCATCGCCGGCATCGACAAAGGCGGCGATGCCCCAGCTTTCGTTGAGCCAGTGGGTCGCCTCGGCGCTGAGCACGCCGAGATAGCGCCCGCCGACCACCGCCGAGCCTTCGCGGACGCCCAGGCTTTGGTAGGCGTAACCGCGCACCGAGCCGGTGCCGCCGGTGCGGAACAGGTAATCCTGCGGAATGCCCTGGCGCGAATCGGCCAGGGTGTAGCCGACCTCGCCGCGCAGCGTCAGCGTATCGACCTTGCCGAGCGGGACAAAATACTGGACGCGCGAATGCAGCCGGACAAAGTCGCGGTCGGCCAGCACCGCCTTGCTGGCGCCGCCGACCTGCATCTGCAGGACGATGCCGCGATGCGGGTCGAGCAGGTTGTCGACCTGACGCCAGGTCCACATCACATTCGGAACCAGCGCCTGGCTCCGCGTCTCGAGTGCGCCGTCGGGCTGGCGACGCTCTTCCTGCCAGTTGAGCGAGAGGCGTTGTTCGATGCTGCCGCGTTGCTCGACGCGTTGCACGCCGAAACCGTAGCGTTCGGTGCGCAAGCCCTGGATGTCGGTGCCTTCCGCCATCAGGCCGACGCTGTGGCGGCGGGCTTTGCTGTCGGGCGGAAAGAAAATGTCGCTATAAGCCGTCTGTTTTTTCTGTTCGAGCCGCAAGCCGGTATCGAATTCCCAAGCCTGCCGGAAGAGATCCGGCGTGTGATAGTTGGCTTCGACCCGGGCGCCGGTATTCGAACTGGCGCCGACCCCGAAGGCCAGCCGGTGAGCCGGCCGTTCGCGGACGCGCAGGATGACTGGTGCACTGACTTCGCCATCGGCATCGGGTGCGGTGTCACGCTCGATATCGATCTGGATCGAACTGAAATAAGGCGTCGCCTGCAGGGTGTTTTGCAAGCTGCCCAGTCGAGCTTCGCTATAGGGCGTGCCGGGGGTGACCTCGCGGTTGTAGCGGGCGATCAGTTCCGGCGAGTAACGCTGCAATCCTTCGATGCGCAATTCGTCGAAACGGTAGCGCGGGCCCGCATCGTAATGCGCTTTGAGGTCGGCGCGATGCGTTTCCGGATCGATCTCGGCCTGGCTGTCGACCAGGCGCGCGGCGGCATGATTTTCGGCCAGCAGGGCGGCGAGCAGATGCTGCTTGGCATCGTTCCAGTCGTTCTGACGAAACGGTTGGCCGGATGGCAAGCCCCAGGCGGCGATCAGGCTTTCCCTGGTTTTTGGGTCGAGCGGGCCGTCGACCGCGACATCGACACGGTCGACCCGCGTGCGCTGGCCGGGATCGATCCGCAGATACAAAACATCGTCGCGTGGCTCGACGTCGATCTGCGGTGAAAAATAGCCTTCGGTCGCCAGGATTTCGCCGCTCAGCTGATGGATGCGCGTCGGGCTGGCTTGTTCGTCGTGCGGCAGATAGGGTTCGAGCAGTTCGCCGATCTCATCGGGCGCCTGAACTTCGAGCGTGACCGCCTGTGCGCCCAGAATCGGGAGCAGCAGGACGAGTGGCAGCAGGGCGAACGGAAGCCGGCGCAGATGCAACACCTTGCGCCTAGCCGTGTTGGCCTTCCGGCGCATCTTGCGGCGGCATCAGGAAACTTTTCGGGGCTTGCCGGAAGCGTCGGCCAATGGCCCGGAGCAACGGCCCCCAATGTTCGAACTGGATGCGCCGGGCGCCCAGCGCGGTGCGCAGGGCGAGGGCGAAGCTGACCGCCAGATTGGTAAAGCCGATCGCAGCAATCCCCAGTGCCGCCCAAAGAATGGCTTTGACCGGCAGTTCGAACTGAAAGCCGACCAGGGCGTAGCCGAGATTGGCCGAAGAAAAGGCGATGTGCCGGATGTCGAGCGGCAAGCCGAGAATGGTGCCGATGACGCCGGTCGAGCCGAGCATGCAGCCGAACAGGAAATTGCCCATGATCCCGCCCAGGCGTTCCTGGATATAGCTGCCAAAACGTTCGGCGCGGTTTTTGCCCAGCAACCGGCGCAGCCAGCGCAGCCGGGCAATGCGGATGCCGATGTCGCTGTAGGCGGCATGGTTGTCGAAATAACCGGTCAGCAGGCCGGAGAGAAATAGATAGAAACCGGCAATCGCTGCGTGCGGCAGCGCCCAGCTGAGAATGTCCAGATCGGCCAGCAGGTGGGCGCCTTTACCCAGTGCGATGACCGGTTCGCCGAGCAAATGACCGAGACCGTAAGCCAGGCCGATGGCCACCGGCAG
The sequence above is drawn from the Dechloromonas sp. TW-R-39-2 genome and encodes:
- a CDS encoding autotransporter assembly complex family protein, giving the protein MRRKANTARRKVLHLRRLPFALLPLVLLLPILGAQAVTLEVQAPDEIGELLEPYLPHDEQASPTRIHQLSGEILATEGYFSPQIDVEPRDDVLYLRIDPGQRTRVDRVDVAVDGPLDPKTRESLIAAWGLPSGQPFRQNDWNDAKQHLLAALLAENHAAARLVDSQAEIDPETHRADLKAHYDAGPRYRFDELRIEGLQRYSPELIARYNREVTPGTPYSEARLGSLQNTLQATPYFSSIQIDIERDTAPDADGEVSAPVILRVRERPAHRLAFGVGASSNTGARVEANYHTPDLFRQAWEFDTGLRLEQKKQTAYSDIFFPPDSKARRHSVGLMAEGTDIQGLRTERYGFGVQRVEQRGSIEQRLSLNWQEERRQPDGALETRSQALVPNVMWTWRQVDNLLDPHRGIVLQMQVGGASKAVLADRDFVRLHSRVQYFVPLGKVDTLTLRGEVGYTLADSRQGIPQDYLFRTGGTGSVRGYAYQSLGVREGSAVVGGRYLGVLSAEATHWLNESWGIAAFVDAGDAVDALQKAKMALGYGLGARWRSPAGPIGVDLAYGQRTADIQLHFALAIPF
- a CDS encoding translocation/assembly module TamB domain-containing protein; translated protein: MRRRLILLILLLAPGLALWWLINSQSGLQAGSALLVQASGGHLVLNGLHGRLSGPLQIDELRWQNPDLQIEAKGLHVDWSPRQLLERRLQVDELSIDHLTIDSAASDTPAQQPANLGLPVAVDFERIAISTLRYGTLPAVRQIDARLHSDGTEHRLETFSARSGDTRLDARLTLAGNAPFALSGEAVLSGQLDAHPLQLRLSVAGELAAINLDARAEAGLQGKAAATITPFAPALLQQASLALDELDPAAWLAGAPSARLALRGELVPEAGDAQRLSGHFRIDNARPGPLDRQQLPLENLGSRFAWQAGVLSFSQIEARLPGRATLAGKARLASGILDLDLQAHQVDAARIFSMLRSTRLAGPISARLAPTQQDLKLDLRDPLFQINAEARHADRRLVVQQLSLQHGTARLNAEGWLDLGPAMSFNGHGELHGFDPSRFARLPEAQINARFSAEGRLEPQTTINARFDLDNSRLAGQPLSGKGSLNIAWPRIPNLDLQLAAGPNRLTGSGAFGRPGDHLQIRLDAPKLDPYGIEGSLNGQFNLSSERDQNLLSATLETPGLARRGLGRLKGLNLAATLGSAPSAPLRVTMALAALDSAEQRDIVRNIKLQLDGSQQAHRLTASAQGFGRDEIKLALNGALGGNKAQPDWRGQLTELTLNSEEKQRNFHLTQPAPLTASQGAWQLGPLQLAGDGGGQQRWQLSLQAGADRQHLKASVHGQGDRLGQLDGQLDATMRSAWQLDPDARWLGELQTDSKDLGWLGEWLGERIHSAGRLKGRLKLAGSPAQPLVSGQFKGDSLSLKVADQGLALANGELDVSMTDNLLRVTRLSFDSVLQTLPRALQRSDDAALQQLVRRPGRLEISGEMRVDRSTAADKAFLDVHLDRFGLYQLPDQWVAISGNGRLALQDAALSVRGKLAVDAGYWQLAQMGTPRLSDDVVIKSKYADPAASKPRPRLDLDLSTDFGQHFLFRGAGLSTRLSGDLRLRAEGRDLPRASGNIRMRDGRFDAYGQQLSIERGVLSFQGLLDNPTLDVRAVRTGLAVEPGVQISGSARKPVIRLISDPELPEAEKLAWLVLGHGPEQVGAGDASVLLSAASGLLGNDSGGVIQQLKSSFGIDEFGVRSGQVGDAGGRQRTSRVAAGSAETASTTGNQILSVGKRLSSNAVLSYEQALGKAESVVKLTVNLNRQISVIGRAGSDNALDLFYTLTFGRQPPVSRTSGRATE